A section of the Petrimonas sulfuriphila genome encodes:
- a CDS encoding family 10 glycosylhydrolase, which translates to MKKNLLYCTILAALILIGCSKESDVPEVPSPVPAEKLIFPPKEMRSVWITTAWGLDWPMGKYDVQSQKNQYIQYLDRFQALHINAVIVQVKPMGDAFYHSPYEPWSASITGTRGQNPGYDVLQFMIDEAHKRNMEFHAWMNPYRIATRAGNSTPYPPLHASINAKWVVNHEKIQIYNPALPEVRQRLADIVKDLLTRYEVDGIHFDDYFYPAPSSAGTMVSDAGDYQQYGAGYTTIEDFRRANVDKTIEAVHNAIVSSKPEVVFTISPAASPDYNMKTLFADVAKWCKEGWIDIVMPQLYQEIGNQYNDFQARLGWWTQYNYKAVPMVGHGYYKFGDPQQPAAFQSALELERQLELTRRNQKVLGNAMYSARYILFNKINITDKLATIYKNPTVIPFLGREVATAPVKPQNIKIENNMLSWNRQGDLISVVYYFPDQTKEGVVLSITKDTSLPVSSSGFYCVTTINKDNKESEPSDAVEKK; encoded by the coding sequence ATGAAAAAGAACCTGTTATACTGCACAATACTGGCTGCATTGATCCTGATTGGTTGCAGCAAGGAGAGTGACGTTCCGGAAGTGCCCAGCCCGGTGCCGGCGGAAAAACTGATCTTTCCCCCGAAAGAGATGCGGTCGGTCTGGATCACTACGGCCTGGGGTCTCGATTGGCCTATGGGGAAATATGATGTCCAGTCACAAAAAAATCAGTACATCCAATACCTCGATAGGTTTCAAGCCCTCCATATCAATGCCGTGATTGTTCAGGTCAAGCCTATGGGGGACGCCTTTTATCACTCTCCGTATGAACCGTGGAGTGCTTCGATTACCGGTACCAGGGGGCAGAATCCGGGGTATGATGTGTTGCAGTTCATGATCGATGAAGCACACAAGCGCAACATGGAGTTCCACGCCTGGATGAATCCTTACCGGATTGCCACACGTGCAGGCAATAGTACGCCATACCCTCCGTTGCATGCATCGATAAATGCGAAATGGGTAGTAAATCACGAAAAAATTCAAATCTACAATCCGGCACTGCCGGAGGTACGTCAGCGGCTTGCCGACATCGTGAAAGACCTGCTTACCCGCTATGAAGTGGATGGCATCCATTTCGACGACTATTTCTATCCCGCCCCTTCCTCAGCCGGGACAATGGTCTCCGATGCCGGCGACTATCAGCAGTACGGTGCGGGTTACACTACCATTGAAGATTTCAGGCGGGCCAATGTGGATAAAACCATAGAAGCGGTACACAACGCAATCGTTTCCTCGAAGCCGGAGGTTGTTTTTACCATTTCTCCTGCAGCCAGTCCCGACTACAATATGAAGACACTTTTCGCCGATGTGGCTAAATGGTGCAAGGAGGGATGGATCGACATCGTCATGCCGCAACTCTATCAGGAGATTGGAAATCAGTATAACGATTTTCAGGCCAGACTGGGTTGGTGGACACAGTATAACTACAAAGCTGTACCAATGGTGGGACATGGATATTATAAATTCGGAGATCCGCAACAGCCGGCAGCCTTTCAGTCGGCACTTGAACTGGAAAGGCAGTTGGAATTGACACGAAGAAATCAGAAAGTATTGGGAAATGCAATGTACAGTGCTAGATATATTCTGTTCAACAAAATAAACATTACCGATAAATTGGCTACAATATACAAGAACCCTACAGTTATTCCATTCCTGGGACGTGAGGTTGCAACAGCACCTGTCAAACCGCAGAATATAAAAATAGAAAATAACATGTTATCATGGAACAGACAGGGTGATTTGATTTCTGTTGTATATTATTTCCCGGACCAGACAAAAGAAGGTGTTGTTTTGTCGATAACAAAAGATACAAGCTTGCCGGTTTCCTCTTCGGGATTCTATTGTGTTACCACCATCAACAAAGACAATAAAGAGAGTGAACCATCCGATGCAGTAGAGAAAAAATAA